The Streptomyces sp. NBC_01463 DNA window GGGTGCGGGCCCGGCAGGCTCGTCGCCGCGCTGGCGGCCCGCGGCCACCGCGCGCTCGGCATCGACGTCAGCGAGGCCGCGGTCGAGCGCACGCTGCGGCTGGGCGGTTCGGCCCTGCGGCGCTCCGTCTTCGAACCGCTCCCGGGCGAAGGGCGCTGGGGCACCGTCCTGCTCGTCGACGGCAACGTCGGCATCGGCGGCGACCCGTGCCACCTGCTGCGGCGCACGGCGGAGCTGCTGGCGCCCGGCGGACTCCTCATCGCCGAGACCGCGCCGCAGGACATCGACGAGCGGGTCCGCGTACAACTGGACGACGGACGCTCCTGCGGCTCGGACCCGGCACCGGCCGACCCCTTCCCGTGGGCCCGGCTCGGCACCTCCGCGCTGCTGGAGTACGCCCGCCCCCACGGCCTGCGCACCGTCGATCAGTGGGAGGCGGACGGCCGCTCGTTCGTCTCGCTGCGCCGCGCCCGGAGCGTCCGGGCCACCAGCCAGACGCCCGACACGGCGAACAGCGCGGCCGTGATCAGCAGCCAGTTTCCCAGGAACACATCGGGGGACAGCCCGCTGGCCGGTTCGTAGCGCTCGGTCTGCCGGGTGATCAGCGGGAACCACACGAGCAGCAGCAGCCCGGAGAGGAACACCGGCACCCGGACGAAGTTCACGAGCCCGGAGCGCGGACCGGCCGTCCGGCACAGCAGCCGGTCCGCCGCCGCGTAGAGCGGTACGAGTACGAGGTCGTGC harbors:
- a CDS encoding class I SAM-dependent methyltransferase — encoded protein: MTGTGPDRAVLAPPHPDLAPWGTDPYANALRNGHGPLFLRRTDGWLLPLDVERWCAGADAADLSALRRCEGPVLDIGCGPGRLVAALAARGHRALGIDVSEAAVERTLRLGGSALRRSVFEPLPGEGRWGTVLLVDGNVGIGGDPCHLLRRTAELLAPGGLLIAETAPQDIDERVRVQLDDGRSCGSDPAPADPFPWARLGTSALLEYARPHGLRTVDQWEADGRSFVSLRRARSVRATSQTPDTANSAAVISSQFPRNTSGDSPLAGS